Proteins encoded by one window of Cervus canadensis isolate Bull #8, Minnesota chromosome 18, ASM1932006v1, whole genome shotgun sequence:
- the CAPNS2 gene encoding calpain small subunit 2 — MFLAKALLEGANQGLGQALGGLLGGGDQRRGGGNIGGIVGGIVNFISEAAAAQYTPEPPPTQQHFTNVEANESEEVRRFRQQFVQLAGPDMQVGATDLMNIINKVLSKHKDLKSDGFSLDTCRSIVSVMDSDTTGKLGFEEFKYLWNNIKKWQCVYKQYDRDQSGFLGSSQLRGALQAAGFQLNEQLYQMIVRRYAEEDGSMDFNNFISCLVRLDAMFRAFKSLDRDADGLIQVSIQEWLQLTMYS; from the coding sequence ATGTTTCTTGCAAAGGCTCTATTGGAAGGAGCAAATCAAGGTCTTGGACAAGCCCTTGGAGGCCTTCTTGGAGGAGGCGatcagagaagaggaggagggaataTTGGAGGAATAGTTGGAGGAATTGTGAATTTTATCAGTGAAGCTGCGGCTGCTCAGTATACCCCAGAACCACCACCCACTCAGCAACATTTCACCAATGTGGAGGCCAATGAAAGTGAGGAAGTTAGGCGTTTTCGGCAACAGTTTGTTCAGCTGGCTGGACCAGACATGCAGGTGGGTGCTACTGACCTAATGAATATTATCAACAAAGTCCTTTCTAAGCACAAGGATCTGAAGTCTGACGGCTTTAGTCTTGACACCTGCCGGAGCATTGTATCCGTCATGGACAGTGACACGACTGGGAAGCTGGGCTTTGAAGAATTTAAGTATCTCTGGAACAACATCAAGAAATGGCAGTGTGTGTACAAGCAGTATGACAGGGACCAATCTGGGTTTCTGGGAAGTTCTCAGCTTCGTGGGGCTCTGCAGGCAGCAGGCTTCCAGCTAAATGAGCAACTTTACCAAATGATTGTCCGCCGATACGCCGAGGAGGATGGAAGTATGGACTTTAACAACTTCATCAGCTGCCTGGTTCGCCTGGATGCCATGTTCCGTGCCTTCAAATCTCTGGATAGAGATGCAGATGGCCTGATTCAGGTTTCTATCCAAGAGTGGCTGCAGCTGACCATGTATTCCTGA